A stretch of DNA from Oryza brachyantha chromosome 4, ObraRS2, whole genome shotgun sequence:
taattaatttttttaaagtttttattgtcactagataataaaatatgaatagtactttatgcatgactaattaatttttttaagttttttaaaaaaatttcaaataagacgaatagtcgaATGTTAGacacgaaaaaataaaaaataaagttattatgggacggagatagtagGATATTATAAGTTGTTTACATGAAACACATCCACACAACGACATAACACACTGTTGACCAAAGAAATAATCattatatctttttatttctgcttatacatataaaccaaaatttaaaattttaactttaaatttaaagttgatttggtttttttaccaaagtttattttctagcattggtttttagatcgatatgaatatgcatataaaagttttattcacaaattacttttcatttataaaaataccgtatgaaaaagttaaacaatcaccctaatGCTGATAATTCTTGCACGTATCCACTGGCAGGATTCACTAATCTTATCTCACAATGATTCAGAATTTATGAAAGATCATGCAAAAGTCGTTCACAGGACAATACATAAATGGTTTATACGTGCGTATAACTATAGAAATTCTGGAGCCAAAGGTTCCCTGGAACCTCAAAACAAGCGTGTAGGTCACGCACTAGCGTACATCTACTTAACTACCATATGCCACTGTTCGCTTCTCGCCACAAATTAGCCGCCTTCCTAGATGTACCGAATGCTAGTCTGTGGATTCAAATGGTTTGGTGTAGGAGCTCTGTAAGGAGGCCTGGTGACTGGAGCTGAGTACTGCGACCCAGAGTTGTGTACATCTGTCGTCAGTTAAAAGCAAATATATGTTAGTAGTTTGTTCATTGTTTGGCACCACATGCGGTGGAAATAATAGATTCCTGTGTAGCAAAATAATCTCTAAATCCAAGTAGCTATGTCACAAGCAAAACGAGGAAAAGTAGAACACCCTATGATGATGAGTATTGAGTGTTAATTTGCTTAGCAGTAAAATTGTGTAGGGatcacttcttttttttatgagtcTGGATGGTGAATCTGTAATCTACCAAGTTTGAATCagcttataaaatataaattgaagAGAAAGGGCCTAAGCTAGCCACTTACCATGAGAATGACTGAATGAGGTgccttttatctaaaaaaaaatataaaaaatcttaccaTTAGAATGCTGCATATAGTGTGTGTAATTGCCAGAACTGTACACGGCAGGAGTTGATGGATGTGCATTGGTTGGTCCTCCAACAGAATTTGCCGCTTCATGGCCAGATCTCCCATAGGCTGCATTTGTCACAAGTGTATGGGACTGGTTCCTGTCACCCACGGGCGCTAGAATTCTTTGTTGCAAATTCGTGTTCATGTTGTAAGGATTAGGATTGTATGGACTTGGGCCACCATTGGAACCATATACATTCTTCCCATGACCAGAAGATGGGGTATTGGGATATGTTGAATGGCTTTGGTATTGGTTTGGGGTACTGGGGTAGCTCGGATGAATTTGATGGTTTGGATTACATGCGTAGCCAGAGGGAATCTGATCTTCATATGAGGTACTTGGATAACTTGATTGGGTTTGATGTTGGTATGGGGTGCTTGGATAGCTTGATTGGATTTGATGTTGGTATGGTATATTTGGGTAGCTTATGTGGATTTGATGTTGGTTAATCCCTGCTGGACTGTGGAAACCATGGATACCACATGCTGCCTGTTGGTGTGTCAAGGCCCCTGGTGTCTGCATACCACTTCCATATGGATTGTCCATTTGACGGTGATAGCCTGGTGACAGAGGTGGCATTGTCCCAGCAATAGTCCCACCATAAGTTGAGCTCACCTGTAAGCATGTAATGTTAGGACTTACAATAAACGAAGCGTAAAGATCAAACTAACCCATGATGACAAAACAGGGACCAAATTCATAAGCAGCAATACTGGTAACATACATTTTTGTTATTGAAATTGGCATAGCCGGGAGTTGAGGCTCTTGGCAGCAAACGTTTCATCTCATCTAGGTTTCTCTGGGCTTCATCCCTGGAAAGCTCTACAAAGATTACCTGCACACGTTGAAAAGTGTAATGAGCTAAGTAAAAGCTTGATACTTGATAGTAACCAAAAGATGGAGTACAGCAATGCGCGAGCAACCTCATCAAAGGGCTCTTTCGAATCAGGCATGCCCTTGGATAGGGGTAAGACAAAATTAGCTGAAAagaggagtatatatatagtaagtAATTTATCCATAGAACACAGATAATGAACAAAGGTAGCTAACTACCTAAATGGAAAAATTCAAGTGTGCATTTGATTGGTCACGCATTACTACATTTTCTATAAGCAGGTTTGATCAATTTAGCCGAGTGATTGGTTTGCTGTCACACTTTTGGTGTGCCGGGAAAAAAACCAACTAGCAAAATAGTGTCCTCCGCCTGTAAGGCACAAGTTTTATCTGAGTTGTGCAAAATTTGTTAAGACACAAAGAAACTGCGTTGCATGCCACACCTCAGGACAAAAACCTGTTTGCACAGCTATTCTACCAAATGAAAACTTCTATTGACCagcacaaaaatattaatgaacaTTTTGAGATACATAGATAATGTATTTGACTGGATACCTGTCATCTCATCTACTGCATCAGCTGGCACGTCCTTCCCCATTTCCTTGAAACGCTTTGCTGCCCGGGCCTTGTGTTCACTTGGCAATGGGAACACAACCACAGCAATCTGTTGCACAACGAGTATATAGAATTAAACACCTCAGGAACCCATCCAACATTGACATTTATTAATTCAGCGAAATGGCATCCTTTTTGCAGCTTACCTTATGGTAGTTTGCAAATGGCCTTAGTTTGCGAATACGAGCATTCTTGTAAACGTTAGTCTGATCAATGATGTAGTTGCGAGGGATCTTTGCGGCCCTGGTCAGCAATGTGTTGAAAATCACTGTGGCACGATCCATCAAACGTTCAAAGCGCTCACTGTAGTTATGTTTACGCAACAATCCTGGCACCTGAAAGACGAAAGGTTATcataaactgaaaaaaaaaagggtagaGCATGCAAGTTATGAAACAAGCATAAGAACCTTCATTTGCTCCAATGCAAGATTAGTTCCAAGAAGGATAAAGCGCTTCTCCTTGTTCTCCTTGATCCACTTCTCTGCCCACGTTGACTTCCCTGAAGCCGGGAGACCAACCATCGTCACGATCTCACACTCTCTTTGTTGTGCAAACACAGGGCCAAATACCGCATTCCCATCGACATGAGATAAGGGCCAGGGCTCATAACCATCAACAAGCTGCAGCCCATCCTCCCTGATGAATTGCATCTCGACCACGACATTCTTCAGCAACACATGTGGAAAGATTGCCGACTCCCATTGCATTGGGCTCACTGGAGCAGCTACCAAACCGAGCCCTTTGTCACTCGCATCGAAGTGCTTTGCAATGCCAAGCCACTCCCCGTTTCTGGAGAACCCAATTGACGCCAGTGGCTTCGAATCAAGGTCCACGGCGCAGACAATCGTATCCCCAACCCCAAACTTCACGCCGTACTCCACAAACTTGCCCTGATGGGAGAACTTCCCCGTGCCCCCAAACCCGAAGCTGCGGCCGGTCTCCCCGAGGGCCCCCACGGGGTCGTCGCCCCTCGAGACCCCGACGCGGCAGAGGTGCTGCTGGTCGGCGGCCGTGTCCTCCATCTCCACGGTCTGCTCGGCGACAACCTTGCACCCGAAGCAGTACTTCCCGCCACCCCTGACTCCAACCGTGGCGCGCGCGCCCGACCAGCAGTAGGCGAACCCGCCCTCGTGCAGCGCCTCCCCCCGgagcccgccaccgccgccgacgtcgaaATCTGGTGGCCAAGCACAGCAAACGAAACAGACGTGAGCCAGCGATTGATAAGAGAGAGGATCGCGAGTCGCGACCTGCAAGGAAGGAAGTGGCGCGCGCGTACCGAGGTCGCAGTCCGCCGGGTTGAGCCCCACCCGCGCCGCCAGGGGTTCCGCCGGGGCATCACGGCGGGGgcgcttcggcggcggcggctgctgctgctgctgctcggccTCATCGTCCGGCGACGCCATCGGTGGCGCTAGGGCTCGCTGGGTTTCGCGAGGCGGGGGTCGATCACTCGTGCGCGGTTCCGCTTCCGCTTCGACGGTTCGACCACGTCGAGGCCGGTGCAGTCGGTACGGATGGTGGCAAGGGAGGAGAAGGCCTTCCATTGGGCTGGGCTTCAGTGTACACGAGGGCTTCAATGTTAATGGGCTATTGGGAGTCTGGATTGGGCCGATCTTGGATACAGTGTTTGGGCCCCCTGTGTCTCCTTTTGGAGATAATTTGGTGCCATTTccttcttttaaatttttttcccaagagATATATTATGTCTTGTGGTTTTAAGATAAATCcgttcatattatttttatctattaccAGGAAGTCACACGTGGTACTTTctccggtcaaaaatatttgttgttttggaTAAGACTATATCAAACTTCTATAATTCCGACCATAGATgatttcttaaatatttagcttaaatataagataaatggtacatataaatttttagtaatatcataaacttgttggattatataattttttttaactttatattgttagttaaaaattttagaagataaaTCTTATCATagacgataaatatttttgttcaacTTAACCTAAATATATGAACACAATGACAAGGTATACCCTTCGTCACTCGATTCAACGTCTCAAATGCACTTGTGTGTGCAATTAATAGATACATTTCGGAGTTAGAAACAAGCAATTCATGTAGTATGGAGTCATGTATTAATAGATTATTTGAAATTTGCTTAAATCCAAACGAATCTACTTATGTTTGTCAAATGTGGGTGCGGGTGGGTGGTTGGCTCTCCTTCTTTATTACATAAGTACTACAACAATAAACGTATGACTATAATTGAACAATAACTGATTTTGTTGGACCATCTGAAAGTGTCAATGATTGTACTAAATGGAAAGTGAGTGAGtataaatttatgaagttcacagtatttatttttcatcaaccAAGACATGTGCCACTCCAGGTAAACTCATTTCATGTTTTCATCCTTCAGCCAGACAGTTGGTATATCTCCGCCCCAGTgattaaaattaagaaataaaaaccTATAGGGTCATTTAATAATGAAGAATAAATAATGGGGTAGGATGATAGATGAGGATAAACTAAGAAGCtagaaaattttggtaaagGTTCGCAACGTCAAATTTTGGTAGGGTAGAAATATGCAAGTATCGTTCAATTTAGTACCATTGTTAAATATTTCATCATTGAGTGGTATAGAAAGTTcctataaaattatcaaatctTGGCATAATATGGTAGGGTAGAATATTTAGgatatttagatgtctaaacaTACCAAACTATGGTTTTGTTAGAAAAGCTAGCAATCTCATCGACCGATGaaattaagcataaaaaaacaacatattaatgattaaaatttatttgggCAAAACTTTTATTAACTAAGATGAAAACCcttcaaaattaactatatatttaaattgtaactttaaattaacttataaacataaaaaaagataggaGTGCAGTTTTTTCTCCCTCTTCTTCGGTCACGTTCGACACTCCCTTTTATTTTCCTAGATTTACTCGTTTTTTTATCCACGTTTCTCAAACTGctgttttttgaaaattttctaaaaataat
This window harbors:
- the LOC102702375 gene encoding heterogeneous nuclear ribonucleoprotein U-like protein 1 yields the protein MASPDDEAEQQQQQPPPPKRPRRDAPAEPLAARVGLNPADCDLDFDVGGGGGLRGEALHEGGFAYCWSGARATVGVRGGGKYCFGCKVVAEQTVEMEDTAADQQHLCRVGVSRGDDPVGALGETGRSFGFGGTGKFSHQGKFVEYGVKFGVGDTIVCAVDLDSKPLASIGFSRNGEWLGIAKHFDASDKGLGLVAAPVSPMQWESAIFPHVLLKNVVVEMQFIREDGLQLVDGYEPWPLSHVDGNAVFGPVFAQQRECEIVTMVGLPASGKSTWAEKWIKENKEKRFILLGTNLALEQMKVPGLLRKHNYSERFERLMDRATVIFNTLLTRAAKIPRNYIIDQTNVYKNARIRKLRPFANYHKIAVVVFPLPSEHKARAAKRFKEMGKDVPADAVDEMTANFVLPLSKGMPDSKEPFDEVIFVELSRDEAQRNLDEMKRLLPRASTPGYANFNNKNVSSTYGGTIAGTMPPLSPGYHRQMDNPYGSGMQTPGALTHQQAACGIHGFHSPAGINQHQIHISYPNIPYQHQIQSSYPSTPYQHQTQSSYPSTSYEDQIPSGYACNPNHQIHPSYPSTPNQYQSHSTYPNTPSSGHGKNVYGSNGGPSPYNPNPYNMNTNLQQRILAPVGDRNQSHTLVTNAAYGRSGHEAANSVGGPTNAHPSTPAVYSSGNYTHYMQHSNDVHNSGSQYSAPVTRPPYRAPTPNHLNPQTSIRYI